Proteins from a genomic interval of Dunckerocampus dactyliophorus isolate RoL2022-P2 chromosome 5, RoL_Ddac_1.1, whole genome shotgun sequence:
- the LOC129181322 gene encoding myoblast determination protein 1 homolog translates to MELSDISFPMAAADDFYDDPCFNTSDMHFFEDLDPRLVHVGLLKPDDSSSTSSSPSSMSSTSHHQHHQADEDEHVRAPSGHHQAGRCLLWACKACKRKTTNADRRKAATLRERRRLSKVNDAFETLKRCTSANPNQRLPKVEILRNAISYIESLQALLRGGHDDGYYPVIEHYSGDSDASSPRSNCSDGMTDFNGPSCPSNRRGAAFFNDTPSGSVKAERTSVVSSLDCLSSIVERITTDANSGLVAPGSPSADLQAGGEASTPGPAQVPSPTGLHDPNLIYQVL, encoded by the exons ATGGAGTTGTCGGACATCTCCTTTCCAATGGCGGCTGCTGACGACTTCTACGACGACCCCTGCTTCAACACCAGCGACATGCACTTCTTCGAGGACCTGGACCCCCGTCTGGTCCATGTGGGCCTACTCAAGCCCGACGACTCGTCCTCTACCTCGTCGTCCCCGTCCTCGATGTCGTCCACCTCCCACCACCAGCACCACCAAGCGGACGAGGACGAACACGTCCGGGCGCCCAGCGGGCACCACCAGGCGGGCCGCTGCCTGCTGTGGGCCTGCAAGGCCTGCAAGAGGAAGACCACCAACGCGGACCGCAGGAAGGCCGCCACGCTGCGGGAGCGCCGAAGACTCAGTAAGGTCAACGACGCCTTTGAGACCCTGAAGCGGTGCACCTCGGCCAACCCGAACCAGAGGCTGCCCAAGGTGGAGATCCTCCGCAACGCCATCAGCTATATCGAGTCCCTGCAGGCCCTGCTCCGGGGGGGCCACGACGACGGATACTACCCGGTCATCGAGCACTACAGCGGGGACTCGGACGCCTCCAGCCCCCGGTCCAACTGCTCGGACGGCATG ACGGACTTTAACGGGCCGAGCTGTCCTTCCAACAGGAGGGGCGCCGCCTTTTTCAACGACACCCCCAGCG GTTCCGTGAAGGCCGAGCGGACCTCGGTGGTCTCCAGCCTGGATTGTCTGTCCAGCATCGTGGAGCGCATCACGACCGACGCCAACAGCGGTCTGGTAGCGCCCGGGTCGCCGTCGGCAGACCTCCAGGCTGGTGGGGAGGCCTCCACACCGGGACCCGCACAGGTCCCGTCCCCGACTGGCCTCCACGACCCCAACCTCATCTATCAAGTCCTATAG